The DNA window TAAATCCACGTGCTGATGAAATATACATTAATACACTTATATTTATATTCATATGTAATTATGTATTATTTAactcgttagttggttcagcggtgaTTGACGCTAAACAGGGTGGCCTTGTGCAAGAGCTCGCGGGGCAGGAGCCCAGaaccccataattttaggggcaccaaaattttattttatccctatatatatatatatatatatatatatatatatatatatatatatatatatatatatatatatatatatatatatatatatatatatatatatatatatatatatataggggacgactcaagtgagaacacttggttattatgagaaatgagaacaatgaatcacgaccattaaattttgattttgttgattttaatggacttgattggtttctctttctatgttgatttaaaattaatattaaggatcagaaagagaaaccaatcaagtccattaaaatcaacaaaattaaaatttaatggtcgtgattcattgttctcatttctcataataaccaagtgttctcacttgagtcgtcccctatatatatatatatatatatatatatatatatatatatatatatatatatatatatatatatatatatatatattaaaagagaattttcaaTTACAAAAATACTTGCTAAAGAGAATCTAGATTTGTAAATGCTAAGACTAGTGCtgaaaagattgagaatgaaatagagattgaatgtgtgtttattaAAAAACGTCAACTTAGtataaaacatgataaaaatccgTCTCAGcccacacaactgaatcttgagtcttCTAAAGAGTCTTTTCGTAATCATTATTTCTTATgtattgtagatcaaacaattaactaacttgatagaagatttgagcagtatagcacatataaaaatatttttagattcttgtttagtattgaaagacTTAGATCATTATTTGGGAACTTGAAATcatgttgtaaacatcttgaaatttgtttaaaatatgacgattctcttgatcttgatggtaaaattttgtttgaagaattgaaagttattataGAAGTTTCAacaattgaatcaaaatcaagctatatgatattgagttcttcaaagacttttaattgttttcctaatgcatgcatagattatagagtaatattgactatttctagcagtgttgcatctgctgaaagaaaattttctaaatttaaattattaaaatcttatttgagatctactatgtcacaagatagattaaatagtcttgcgttgattttaattgaaagtaattttttgaagaaccttgattatgaacaaagtattaatgattttgcaataAAAAATACTAAGAGGATGATATTTCAATAGTGTTAAAGGTTTGGTCAAtttatttataggaaaaaagaccggatcaagaagaagaatattaagtctctttatagtggttcatgttttgatgtagtataaactttgattcaaatatttatatttatattctttttgcacattgtcaaatgaaaatgtgttttttatccaattatttttcttatccttatatatttattgttaaaaagttataggggcaccactcttttCATTCGTTCAAGGCactcaaattcaaaggaccggccctgacGCTAAACTTCACAGAGATGATCACAGTTTAATTCTCACTACGATCGAAAAGAATTGGATTATTTGATGCCAGTACTGACCTCGTATTGAATTAAATTGGTGgtgataaaaaaaaagtttaactaCAATTTAAATCTCCTTTATTCACGAAAGGTtgttatataataatttattatgtttaactaaaaataagtaaaataaaaattaaataaagtagAGGATCAAAACTATAAATGATATATACCATTTAATTTctacatatatatattcaattatatttcatcaTATCTCTTTACAGAGATATTGTATAAtatcaatataataaagcaaaacttttgaatttatatgtaaaataattttttaataatagcgtatatcaattaaattcatttttaatattatatatatagtcTCTACCTTTGTGATGGTATACATGaactataataaaataataaaataaaatatttaaatggaaCTGTAAATGACGAATAAAAGCTGAAATATCTTCAACAAAACAAAATTGTTTTGAAGGGAAACTTTATCCGGTacacaaaaattaaaacaaatcaacagcaattaaaaataaaagcagaaaccATCTACTATCTATTCATCTACTCTACTatatctattcattaataatagattgaccaaattgtCTAAATTActctttcaccaaaatttatttgcactaataaaaggtcatttttgtaactaacaaattaagtattcactctttcaactttattgaatggatgccccaagtgttagcttttcattggtccgaattaaataacattttctctacaactttattgcatgaatgatgacatcacatgtaagccatggatgatggaagtcatatttaaatttcttttacatttcattttcccacactttcttactttcattttaatttttcttaatttatttattatcacaaaaaatattaataatctatttttaaattttaatcttactaaaaaatttcaaatttctttcgcatttcatttttccatactttcattttaatttttcaacatttatctattatcgcaaaaaatattaataatcgatcatttaattattattcccaaaaatatttaattatttcacaggctattatcaactcaatatttaattttttttaatcgatcattacacattttctctatcttaattaaaatttcaaatttctctcacattttctcacactttcttacttccattttaatttttttctctatttatttatttattatctcacgggtcactatcaacataatgtctattttattttaatcaatcattgtctttatttgagagataatatatttatttttatttttttctccatctcacgattttttatcattatttaatacaattaaatttccatgattattgtttattttacatttgtttttaaatatattttatatcgcatcaaattatttttttatttcacgggtcattatcaacatagtagctattttattttaatcaacaattactattaattgagagataatttttatttttaaatgttaatatttcatttttattatctccatcttatagtattttttatatgattatttaatataattgaatttatatgatcatttttcatttagttggaccgtcaattattaaattacctgacccaattttgctattgtgttcctaacctatcttaaacatttttttgtggatcattgttttctatataattattgttaaatttacaattaagtaaattatttcatatttttcatttatatttaaaattttacatttgcatttgttaaaattttatttttttctccaactcacatgtccatttttatatggttctttattacacacaaaattagcacatgtccttttttatatggttctttattacacacaaaattagcacatgaataagataataatgtttaatcttaagggccaatttcaatacaatgcctattttattttaaacaataatgacttttatttgaaaactaaagtatttattttcaaatttcaaaacgattcctatggatattaggttttcaaagaattgggagtataacagagcaatcaataaaactctaactctattcaaataaaacaattctttttaattatgcatattgcttataattcctttgttgtgaaaaacgataccaataacaaagtataatagggaattagggaagagaataagaacacaagaattggttataactgctattcttttactttctcttaaaacaagattacaagtttacaagaataacaaataacctctctcaccctaaattaggatttgcagcttagcaatgatgagagactagtatgctatttataataaaacctaacatactaactaatgggctttttttccacaagacccattatacaagccaacttaataaacaagctaacttaacaaattagggtttaaacactaaaacctaatttaacatgctaacaaccctagcatcttcgacacaagcatgtgaacaaccttcgacttcatgctcaatcctatcgaaccaagaagctacctttcgaccatactagagttcgatccaatatctcacaaatctccaccttggacctaactctacaacgtcaaggaacagactagctttcttcatgcagctttatcaactgcatacagtggaaaaacttgcaactcggcaatgtcttggtgatcatatcagcagcattgtcttcagtcgaaaccttcagcacttggacttctccacgctcgattactcctctgacgaaatgcagcctcacatcaatgtgcttagttcgctcatgataggctgaatttttcgacaggtgtattgcactttgactatcacatttaacagtgatacctcgaccttgaagtttcagctcattcgcaaaaccttcaagccacaatgcttctttcacagcttcagttagggcaatatactccgcttcagtggttgatagagcaacaaccttctgaagtgttgctttccaactaattgcagtgccaaacatagtgaaaacatatccagaaatagattttctggaatccatacaacctgcataatcagaatcgacatatccttctattactgctttactatcttcacccaaggctccaccataaattaggactctattcagagacccatttatgtaccttaaaatccacttcaatgcttgccagtgagcctttccaggattcgccatgtacctgcttacaagacttactgcatatgctatgtcgggtctagtacagaccatagcatacatcaaagaaccgactatattagcatatgggatgctattcatataggctctttcgacatcagtactgggacactgatcaatactcagcttgaattgagggtttgttggagtcacaactggcttcgaattcgacataccaaacttttcaagaatcttccgtagatatgcctcttgagataggcataacttcgacttctttctatctcttcgaatgtcaattccaagaatcctggaagcagctcccagatccttcatatcgaactccttattgagttcagccttcaccctcatcacatcttcgacactgttgcttgctatgagaatatcatccacataaagcaacaaaataacaaatgaattaccaggtcgaaatctgaagtaaacacagtggtcgaactgacttctaatgaaacttatgtgtgtcatgaacttgtcgaatctcctattccactgtcgaggagattgtttcagcccatataaagatctttttagcttgcacacataatcttcctttcccttttcgacatacccttcaggttgcctcatcaggatcgtttcatctagatcaccatacaagaacgcagtcttcacatccatctgttccagttcaagatcgaactgtgccaccatggcaagcaacattcgaatggacctatgcttcacaacaggagaaaacacatcattgaagtcgacaccttctttctgagtgaaaccccttgcaactaaccttgccttgtatcttttcgacgtcactccttcaattccttccttaactttgaaaatccatttacagctgactaaccttgccccaacaggtttcttgatcagttcccaagtatgattatcatgaagagatttcatctcatcatccatggccttcaaccattcagtcttatttcaactcctcataacttccttatagtctctaggttcttcgtctagaacctcacttgcagagattaaggcataagctttaagatctgcatatccaagtctttgaggtggcttgatgactcttctcgacctatctctcgacaataggtagtcatcgtcagtttcctcaacttcagcatcttctgcttcttcttcgacttcatctgggatatgcaattcagcatcaacatgctccacctcaacaggaatctctacctgttccagctcttcgtcagatgtttctgtacttcgaccaacatcatcagttttcttaaaagccatttcaacttcattgaaaactacatctcgactggtgatacacctcctgtgacctggctctaggcaccatagcctataagctttgactccttcagggtatcccatgaacatgcatttcagagctctaggttcgaccttgtcttgcctaatgtgagcataggctacgcagccaaatactctcagtttgtcgagatctggtggatgtcccgaccaaacttcttcaggtgtcttcatatctaacgctgtcgaaggacatctgtttatcagatatgttgctgtcgaaatagcctcagcccagaacacctttgttaaccccgcactagtcaacatgcatctgactctctccaaaatagttcgattaaacctttcagccaaaccattttgctgtggagtacctgcagtagttctatgccttgcaataccagaggcagcacaaaagctgtcgaatgcctcattgcaaaattcaaggccattgtcggttctcaacctcttgacctttctgccagtctgattttcaaccagagtcttccaacttttgaaattctcaaaagtttcatccttagtcttctggatgaatacccataattttctggaataatcatctactatggatagaaaataccttgctcctgaatgtgatggacaccttgcaggcccccaaagatcagcatggatgtaatcaagggatccatgtgttctttgtttgcctttgttgaacttcactctgcaagattttccaagtacacagggttcacaaaacttcagcttttcgactttgtctccaccaagcagattttgtttccctaattcgaccagacccctttcactgacatggcccaatctcatgtgccagatttctgttttcgacaaaggtttcgtggatgcaacatttgtcgaaccacttacaacttcagcctcaagggtatacaagccttgtttcttcacgcctctcaagacttccttcgaacccttcatgactcttaggatacttttctctccttggaaaacatatcctttcttgtcgaattcaccaagagaaagcagatttctcttcaaatcaggaacatacctgacttcagtcaacaaccttattgactcatcatggtgcttgaatctcacagatccaacacctacaatcttgcaagccttgttgtttcccagcaatactgatccaccatcttgatcacataattcctcgaacaagtctttgtttggagtcatgtgccaagtgcaacctgaatccataatccactccttcttagagtcactgcttgaaaccacaagaacatcagatgattcgaaatcatcttgaacaatggcagcgttgccattatccttacctccatgatatttcaagcattcagggcacacctttcttgtgtgaccctccttcttacaatggtagcatcgaatgccagatgcttcgccactgtaagtcttcgactgacttttgcctttcttcttgtcgaacttaccatcctttcgtaagagttttcctttaacggccaaaccttcgccaacagtcgaaggtttatgctcctttcgttcattcaagtccttagagtacaaggctgattgaacttcttcaaacgtcagggactcccttccatacaagagagtttctttgaagtgagcatgtgatcgaggcaaagaacacaatagtaacagcgcttgatcttcatcatcgatcttcacatcaatattttcaagatcaagaatcagcttgttgaacatatccaactgctcagccaatactttgtcttcaatcatcttgaatgaatacaaagcttgcttcaggtagagtcgatttaccagcgatttggtcatatacaaactttcaagtttcacccataaccctgatgccgtcgtctcctttgatacctgccggagaaccttatcaccaaggctcaacaaaattgcgctgtgtgctttctcgatcatatttgtcttctccgctgccgtcaattctgcattcatggctgcctctcccttcaacgcttctaaacaaccctgctgaaccagtagggctttcatcttcaagcgccacagaccgaaatcattcacttcgctgaacttttcaatctcatactttgttgaaggcatcttctccacgctcaccgcaccaatttgttgtgaaaaacgataccaataacaaagtataatagggaattagggaagagaataagaacacaagaattggttataactgctattcttttactttctcttaaaacaagattacaagtttacaagaataacaaataacctctctcaccctaaattaggatttgcagcttagcaatgatgagagactagtatgctatttataataaaacctaacatactaactaatgggctttttttccacaagacccattatacaagccaacttaataaacaagctaacttaacaaattagggtttaaacactaaaacctaatttaacatgctaacaaccctagcatcttcgacacaagcatgtgaacaaccttcgacttcatgctcaatcctatcgaaccaagaagctacctttcgaccatactagagttcgatccaatatctcacatccttttatttatattattcatatcattacaaaaatactacaccaggaaaaaaatcacccgtgcggaagcacgggtctctgactagtagtggaaataaaatagaaacaaccaaatagaAAAAGCTCCGAGATGCAAGATTTATGATTTACAAGTATACCTCTCAATATGAGATATAAGTGTTTTTACAAAGTGAAGTTTTTGGCTCTAACAAAGCTTGAATTATGAAATTAGTGAACTAAAgttctatttatagagaaaatcTCTTAGTAAAACGCTTAAAACATGCAAAGTAGCAGGCCTAACCTTCCATGGCACATCACTAAAGTTGAAAATAGCATTGTCAGCTACCATctcctatatatatattaggatctTCTCTAAATTCAACTCTCAAGCATATGGTAGTCCGCTTTGGATTATATAGAATaagttttttactttatttttcttaCAATTTTATATGGCTAGGTGTATGTCATGTCCAATCCTATCCTGCAATTGTGTAGAAATTTTAACTATATCATTCTAAACAATTATATTTTCTAACTCTATAATGTAGATGATTTGAGAGCTTTTTATCTAGAGATATAACTTAATAAGAATACAACTGAAAGAAAAACGTATTATCActttttatctaaaaattatgCTAGACTTGAAACCTCTTATAAACAATAGAATATAATGATGTACAAGTTCTTCTTATTTGTTCATAATGATTGGATAAAAtataaattaggttaaattatagtTTTGTCCTCTATTTTGCTGTTTTCACGATTATAGTCtctcaattttgtttttaaacattttttgtcCCTCCTCCCTATTTTGGCTTAAAAAACACTTATGTGTCATATTTTAAAATAGGTAGTTCAGCCTCAAGTGAGAATGAGGGACAAAAAGTGAGGATGAAggacaaaaaaaaaagtattttaaaaagttAGGATGAGGGACCCTCAACTAATCTAGgattctatatattttttttaaattattattttgacaaagtaattttaaattacttaaaacctttttatttgacattttaaatcttATAAATTATTCCAAACAAGGAATAATAAAACTAAGTTGTTTTCCAAAAACTAAATTTCTTCAAATTATAACatactataaatatttaaaattttaatttctataatttctttgatttgattctaatctttatcattttattcacaaaaatctagaaatatataagttttttaaattaaaattgatttcatatcaattgtttctcaAAAATAAAGGTCATCTTTAAAATaagatcttatttatttatttcatatcggacaactttaaaaaaaatcgttttaatttcttatttgatattatatatttaaagactaaataatttttttggtaacttacaatttttttttaacaaattctattctttttaaattagcatcataatttaaaaattaaaaaaaattatagttaaataaattaaatttttgagtaataaatatatttttataaataaaatatagtttattattgataaaaaaaattgtgtacaACTAATAACAAAAACATattataatattactataattttatttgtaaattataaataactataaaatgttaatttttattCCGTGACTCGCACGAGTAGATATACTAGTCTTCATTAATGTTTAACTTTTATTCTAATAATCTTTGAAGTAAGAACTTTAAATGGTTGTGATACAGTGCTTCTTGTAAATAAATATAGCAATTAATctctaaaataaaattcaatacatTTCATTAATTTTAACATGCATATAgcgttaaaaaaaataaacagttagttaccaatcgttagttggttcagtggtgattggcgctggacttggtagggagaactacggttcgatcccccgcaccggactaaaccggtggtataaagccaaaaaaaataaaataaacggttaGTTATTAAACTATCATATTCTtaacaatttaatttataaacaattaaaatattttttgcccccgaaccggactaaaccggtggtataaagccaaaaaaaaaaaaaaaaacggttAGTTATTAAACTATCATATTCTtaacaatttaatttataaacaattaaaatattttttaattatttatgttcaattctttaatttaaaaaactaaacaATAAAAGAGTTTAATGATTATATACttacagtgtaaaatagttttacacagtCAACCAATAGCAATAGATTATTTAGCCTGTCATAACAGTaacttaaaatttataatatgatGTGGCGGAATTCATGATGGTGATTGGTTGACTTTACTCGGTGCATATACTATTTTCTCacaataaaaaactaattaataatCTTTTAATAAGTTTTActgtttataaattatattataaaatagtaataattatgGAAGTAAATTCAAAGTTTATTCTTAAATTTAATCatctaaatataaatatttaattttgagaTCATctcaaattaaaatttatttaataaataataggtTTTGTGGTAATTGGCGGTAGATTTGGTGGGGATAACCACAGTTCGATCCTAACAACTATaatggaaaagaaaataaaatttatcaaaacTAACACtcgaattaaattaaatgatttagCGGTCGGGATGTTGGTGGTGAAAACCTAAAGAAATACAAGtttattcttaaattaaataatttttaaatattaaaattaataaataaattgagaAAAAGAAcctaaaaacaaatattatataaaaaattaaatatatttagtttaaaaGATATCATTTCATTATATAGTCCAAGTGTCCAACGGCTAGTAAACCCAAAAAGGTGATTCAAATTGAAGCACCACCACTTTCCGAAAGCTCCATTTCCAACAATCATTCATTCCCCAAACTCTCAAACCTTCAGCGCTTTTCGCACCTCATGGATTCATCAACACCACCGCCAGCTTCAGCACTTCCAATCATCTCCGATCAACCAATTCAGTCACCGTCGCCATCTCCGTCACCGTCACCATCGCCTTCTCCTCTCAGAAGAAGATCCAAAACCTGCCTCGCCGACCGCCTCGAAATTGTCGCCGACGAGTCTCCTGAACCTGCCGGAGTACGGCGACGGGGAAAAGCAAGAGCCGCTCAAGGCAATGCTCGAAAACCAAGAAAAGTGCGACATGATGTTGAGATTCGAGAAGAGAGTAAAGATGGTGTTGGTTTGGTTGAAGAAATTGGAAAACCTAGAAAGAGGAAATATGGCGGTCGACCGAAGAAAGAGAAACCTATCTTGGTTCAACCTtcaacctcatcatcttcaagtATGTATATGCATATTTGAAATTAGCtaactttgtttttgtttttgtttttgtttcaatctaaccctaatttttttgtgattttgtttgtgtgtagaaattgaagaagaaaattTGGTTGATTTTGATCGTATTGGGGAGGTGGTGAGTGATTTGGTTATGTGGAAAGATGTATCAAAATCAACCCTTTGGTTTGGACTTGGTTCTCTTTGTATCTTATCTTCATGCTTCTCTCAAGGTCTCAATTTTAGGTAttgcaatttttttcttttgtcactTTAAATAGAAGAGAGTGGTGATTTATGATTAACTTGATAGATTGAGAATAGTTTAGAGAATACTCAGACCAAATAGGTGAGAACAAGGTTTAAAAAACCGTCCGTCGCGACAATACCGATACCGTTATTAACGGTTTCTACCGTAAAGAATAAATTGTGATTAATTAACACCGTGAAGATCGCAATTACTGTTACAACACCAGTGCGAACCGTGTAGCCTTTACGTGACCGCTACGGTTATTTAAAACCTTGGGAGAGTGTGTTAGTTTAAGAACGAATTTGAAAGTTTACTTTTTTCATCTTTTACTCTTTAATTAGAGAAGTATCTGAGGTGTTCATACTTGATATTTCAGCATTATCTCGGCCTTGTCGCAATTGGCTATTCTCATTTTGGGTGTTTCATTTTTCTCAAATTCCATTTATCAAAGGTACTGTTTTTTTGGTTCTAATAGATGCTGCTGTAATAAAATGTAAATGTTCTTCGGACTATCTCTTTTATTAATTGTTGTTATTCTATGATTTTCTGTTTGTATTACAGCGAAACGGTTGATGAGAAGTGTTATGCCAAGCTTAAAGAAGATGATGTTTTGCGCGTTGCAAAATTGATTCTGCCTGCTTTAAATTTTGTGATTTCAAAGACTAGAGTGCTATTCTCAGGAGAACCATCAATGACTCTTAAAGTAATCTACAAAGTTCTGATTCTGAATTTTATTTTGTCTAATAAGAACCAttataattgcaaacaaatgcTTAACTCGTCATGACCTATTAttttgttgttgcaggtaatTCCTTTCCTTCTACTAGGAGCTGAGTTTGGCCACTTAATAACAATCAGGAGACTATGTGCCATTGGTTAGGACACCTTGAACTCTTCTATCATATATATAAACCTTTTCTTTGTAATTCAGTTCTTGTCTTAGTTAGTGCTAATACATCTATACATACAGGTTTTTTTGTCAGCTTCACTATCCCAAAACTTTATTCATGCTACACTAGTCAGATAAACAAGAGAGGTATGTGTATGGATTATATGCATATAAAGCAAACCACTTTTTTGTGCTTAGTAGTTGAAAGCTTGTGCTATATTCATTTGCAGCCGAGTGTTTGAAATCATCATTATCGGAAACATGGTGTGCTTGCACTCACAAGAAGAAAGTGATGGCGTCGATACTCTTGACATTCTGGAATCTATCTTCAACCAAAACTCGGATCTTTACTGGTAATACTTGCTTAAGCAATCTT is part of the Vicia villosa cultivar HV-30 ecotype Madison, WI linkage group LG2, Vvil1.0, whole genome shotgun sequence genome and encodes:
- the LOC131648145 gene encoding reticulon-like protein B17 gives rise to the protein MDSSTPPPASALPIISDQPIQSPSPSPSPSPSPSPLRRRSKTCLADRLEIVADESPEPAGVRRRGKARAAQGNARKPRKVRHDVEIREESKDGVGLVEEIGKPRKRKYGGRPKKEKPILVQPSTSSSSKIEEENLVDFDRIGEVVSDLVMWKDVSKSTLWFGLGSLCILSSCFSQGLNFSIISALSQLAILILGVSFFSNSIYQSETVDEKCYAKLKEDDVLRVAKLILPALNFVISKTRVLFSGEPSMTLKVIPFLLLGAEFGHLITIRRLCAIGFFVSFTIPKLYSCYTSQINKRAECLKSSLSETWCACTHKKKVMASILLTFWNLSSTKTRIFTAFMLLVLFRYVKQHVAQQLQDGEEQVGEKEQQKKESVVVEMETEEKETQLALVVHNSDSKNKDN